CGAACTGGAGAACCCCCGAACCATCGGCCAAGAGCGCGTCGAGCGCATCGCCCGCGGCGCCGGCGTCGACGAGGAGTCCATCCGCGAACTCCTCGAACAGCACAAGATGATGGAGCGGACCATCAAACAGTTCCAGGGGATGGGCGACGGCGACATGCAGCGCATGATGAAGAAGATGCAGCAAGGCGACGGCGGCGGTGGCGGCGGCATGGGCGGCATGGGCGGGATGGGTCCGTTCGGATAACGCTCCCCACACCGGATAGCCCGATACTTTTCATGCAGGGCTACGTCCCTCCCAACGATGACCGTCCGCGAGGTTGCCGTCGAGGCCTATCGCGAGGCGCTCCCGGCACTCGGCGCCAGCCTCGTCGGCGGCCTTCTCGCCGGCGTCGTCCTCGGCGGGATGCGCGCCGACCTTCGCTCGGTCCCCGGACTCCTCGTTCTCGTCCCGGCCCTCCTCGCGACCCGCGGGAACGTCTACGGGTCGCTCGGGGCACGCTTGGCGACCGGGCTCCATCAGGGGTTGATAGAGCCACGCGTCGCCGCCGGTGACCGGCGCCTCCGGGCGGCGGTGGCGGCGGCCCTGGCCAACGGTATCGTCACGTCGCTGTTCGCCGCCGCCGCCGTCGTCGTCATCCTCACGACGCTCGGCAACCCCGTCGCGAGCCTCCCCCGAATGCTCGGCATCGCCCTCATTGCGGGTCTGCTCTCCGGCGTGACCCTCGTCGCCGTCGTCGTCACCGTCGTCTTCGCTGGCTACCGCCGCGGCCACAACCCCGACACGCTCGTCGGCCCCCTCGTCACGACGACGGGCGACGTCTTCGGTATCCTCTTTCTCCTAATCGCGGTCCGAACCGTCGCGCTCGTCGCGGGGGGTGGGTGAGTGAGCACCGCGTGGACCGTCCGCGCCATCTCGCGGGCCATGCTCCCCGTCCTCCTCGTGCTCACATTGGTCGAAATCGGGAGCGGGCTCGTCCTCGGCCGGTTCGAGACAACGCTGCTTCGCTACCCCTCCCTGCTCGTCCTCGTCCCCGTCACCATCGGCACGGCGGGCAACCTCGGGAGCGTCCTCGCCGCGCGCCTCTCGACGGCCTTCCACCTCGGGACGCTCTCGTTTTCCCCGGCCGACGAATCGCTCGCCGGCAACGCCGTCGCCACCGTTGCGCTCGCGGCCTCCATCTTCCCCGTCGTCGGACTGGGGGCGTGGGGCCTGACCGCGCTCACGGGGTCGACCGAACTCTCGCCGTGGACGGTCCTCGCCGTCTCGATATCGAGTGGGCTCTCGCTGGCCGTCCTCGCCGTCCTCGTCACCGTCGTCGCCACCTACGCCGCCTACCGGTTCGAACTCGACCCCGACGACGTGGTGATTCCCGTCGTCACCAACACCTGCGACGTTCTCGGCGTCGTCCTCCTCTATCTCGCCGTCCTCGTGTTCGTCTAGACGACTCGGACCGTCCGCTCCCGCGGCCCGTCGCACTCGACCAGCAGCATCGACTGCCACCGCCCGAGCGCCACCTCCCCGTCGTCGACCGGAACCGTCTCCGAGGCGCCGAG
This DNA window, taken from Haloplanus vescus, encodes the following:
- a CDS encoding magnesium transporter codes for the protein MSTAWTVRAISRAMLPVLLVLTLVEIGSGLVLGRFETTLLRYPSLLVLVPVTIGTAGNLGSVLAARLSTAFHLGTLSFSPADESLAGNAVATVALAASIFPVVGLGAWGLTALTGSTELSPWTVLAVSISSGLSLAVLAVLVTVVATYAAYRFELDPDDVVIPVVTNTCDVLGVVLLYLAVLVFV
- a CDS encoding magnesium transporter, which gives rise to MTVREVAVEAYREALPALGASLVGGLLAGVVLGGMRADLRSVPGLLVLVPALLATRGNVYGSLGARLATGLHQGLIEPRVAAGDRRLRAAVAAALANGIVTSLFAAAAVVVILTTLGNPVASLPRMLGIALIAGLLSGVTLVAVVVTVVFAGYRRGHNPDTLVGPLVTTTGDVFGILFLLIAVRTVALVAGGG